The proteins below are encoded in one region of Pseudomonas sp. SCB32:
- a CDS encoding efflux RND transporter periplasmic adaptor subunit, protein MKIRFSSPKEQQPTQDQGLKVLYAPGKRMAFKLRWYLILLVVTSPLLFLVGREMLGLWLIEAPAQLHLPSSELRAREAGQVAQVLVRPGDKVTAGQLLMSMDNPEWRARLALLSDPSKAAPVAPGRRTLSESERAPLVRLLSSAESRLQQLRGLLAAGAATRGEVLQAQDERDRRQRDLVEFDRREAQPGDDTLDRQRRLESDWLQSRLQGLELKANDSGVISEVLVGEGENVGPGTLLMRLQRLGEAEIWIYLDPRFAEYASPGQPFRVRLPDGTWLPAEVVRMVEDAAPVPVELREAFSAPNRNLRLLARVKGEWPAFWRVDRLGLKARFPHRWHWLNRWAVQE, encoded by the coding sequence ATGAAGATTCGATTCTCCAGCCCCAAGGAACAACAGCCCACTCAGGACCAGGGCCTCAAGGTGCTTTACGCGCCGGGCAAGCGCATGGCGTTCAAGCTGCGCTGGTATCTGATCCTGCTGGTGGTGACCAGCCCGCTGCTGTTCCTGGTGGGGCGCGAAATGCTCGGCCTCTGGCTGATCGAGGCGCCCGCGCAACTGCACCTGCCATCCAGCGAGCTGCGGGCCCGTGAGGCCGGGCAGGTGGCACAGGTGCTGGTCCGCCCCGGCGACAAGGTAACGGCTGGCCAGCTGCTGATGAGCATGGACAACCCCGAATGGCGTGCTCGCCTGGCGCTGCTGTCCGACCCCTCGAAGGCCGCACCCGTGGCACCTGGGCGCCGGACCCTCAGCGAAAGCGAACGCGCGCCTCTTGTGCGCCTGTTGAGCAGCGCGGAAAGCCGCCTGCAACAACTGCGTGGCCTGCTCGCCGCCGGTGCGGCGACCCGAGGGGAAGTGCTGCAGGCCCAGGACGAGCGTGACCGTCGCCAGCGCGACCTGGTGGAGTTCGACCGCCGCGAAGCTCAACCGGGGGATGACACCCTGGATCGTCAGCGTCGACTGGAGAGCGACTGGCTGCAGTCGCGCCTGCAGGGGCTGGAGCTGAAGGCCAACGATTCGGGCGTCATCAGCGAAGTCCTGGTCGGCGAGGGCGAGAACGTCGGCCCTGGCACCTTGCTGATGCGCCTGCAGCGTCTCGGCGAGGCCGAGATCTGGATCTACCTCGATCCGCGCTTTGCCGAGTACGCATCGCCCGGCCAGCCGTTCCGCGTGCGCCTGCCGGACGGGACGTGGCTGCCGGCGGAGGTGGTGCGCATGGTGGAAGATGCCGCCCCGGTACCGGTGGAATTGCGCGAGGCCTTCAGCGCGCCGAACCGCAACCTGCGCCTGCTGGCGCGGGTCAAGGGCGAATGGCCGGCGTTCTGGCGTGTCGACCGCCTGGGCCTGAAGGCGCGTTTCCCGCATCGCTGGCACTGGCTCAACCGCTGGGCGGTCCAGGAGTAA
- a CDS encoding TolC family protein, whose amino-acid sequence MMRHLLLGSLLLAAGFSQADVLPLSRVLESADDSAVLQANAANLHALDALKEQREAEAGWEWFGAASAGHYRELVTESVIDTYYGRNMALGLRHPLLGSLRRQVQAVSAVELEQQRQQSRRLLQKAEQRLALRSAYADWWRAEEENRWCQTLLPAASGARERLALRQRQGWLLPSQAKLLDGQWQSLQRRCETSARLLDDTRSSLAELSGLDISPSQQAQAESLAARVQPLTSWRQALEGHPRLQERQDELRDAERNRKSPWYDSIDSSFSVAQSLEDRNGASSTGNGLVASLNFSAPFDLLSYGQARGREGEARQRAAQAQLKAERQKLLQDLARALQGQQQAVDGLEREREQFAVSAVALREQRLRSERATSDGPSEEQAVELERYDSGLRLIAAWHAVWLREAALRLFVDDDQALSPLLGVQDLSWQPPAGTQAQAKASPSQSAAWNQGAYLWKSQALLQPTSRSAELKALRSAGMQRLYVGLDARQVADMPTLRGQLQLTLADARAQGMQVVLLLGDPAWLSASGRKDLLALLGQLRDIRFDAVHLDLEVEQLGWPVPDSRLQDWLDTVGAVGQLDYWPLELSSHPRWFAESTGGPCVPCALPKRGVKQVSLMIYTRNPERSAELAESIARRWPALRFRLAQSVEPQLSAEESWAGASRVQLQQQVERWRTRLQAAGVSGIDWQDWSHFPH is encoded by the coding sequence ATGATGCGTCACCTGCTCCTTGGCTCCCTGCTGCTGGCCGCCGGCTTCTCCCAGGCCGACGTGCTGCCGTTGTCGCGGGTCCTCGAAAGCGCCGACGACAGCGCCGTCCTGCAAGCCAATGCCGCCAACCTGCATGCCCTGGATGCACTCAAGGAGCAGCGCGAGGCCGAAGCGGGCTGGGAGTGGTTCGGCGCGGCCAGCGCGGGCCACTATCGCGAGCTGGTGACCGAGAGCGTGATCGATACCTACTACGGGCGGAACATGGCGCTGGGTTTGCGCCATCCCTTGCTGGGCAGCCTGCGGCGACAAGTGCAGGCGGTCTCCGCCGTCGAGCTCGAACAGCAGCGGCAGCAATCCCGCCGCCTGCTGCAAAAGGCCGAACAGCGGCTGGCGCTGCGCAGCGCCTACGCCGACTGGTGGCGCGCGGAAGAGGAAAACCGTTGGTGCCAGACCCTGCTGCCCGCCGCGTCGGGCGCCCGCGAGCGGCTGGCCTTGCGGCAGCGCCAGGGCTGGTTGCTGCCGTCCCAGGCGAAGCTGCTGGACGGCCAGTGGCAGTCCCTGCAGCGCCGCTGCGAGACCAGCGCGCGACTGCTTGACGATACCCGTTCCAGCCTCGCCGAACTCTCCGGCCTGGATATCTCCCCCAGCCAGCAGGCGCAGGCGGAATCGCTGGCGGCGCGGGTCCAGCCGCTGACCAGCTGGCGCCAGGCGCTGGAAGGCCATCCGCGCCTGCAGGAGCGCCAGGATGAATTGCGCGATGCGGAGCGGAACCGGAAGTCGCCCTGGTATGACAGCATCGATTCCAGTTTCAGCGTTGCGCAGAGCCTCGAGGACCGTAACGGGGCCAGCAGCACCGGGAATGGCCTGGTCGCCAGCCTGAACTTCTCCGCACCCTTCGACCTGTTGTCATACGGTCAGGCCCGTGGGCGGGAAGGGGAGGCGCGCCAACGGGCGGCCCAGGCCCAGTTGAAGGCCGAGCGCCAGAAGTTGCTGCAGGACCTGGCCAGGGCCCTGCAGGGCCAGCAGCAGGCCGTGGACGGCCTGGAGCGCGAGCGCGAGCAGTTCGCCGTCTCGGCTGTGGCCCTGCGCGAGCAGCGCCTGCGTTCGGAACGTGCAACGTCCGACGGCCCCAGCGAAGAGCAGGCCGTGGAGCTGGAACGCTATGACAGCGGCCTGCGCCTGATCGCCGCGTGGCATGCGGTCTGGTTGCGCGAAGCCGCCTTGCGCCTGTTCGTCGACGATGACCAGGCATTGAGCCCGCTGCTCGGCGTGCAGGACCTCAGTTGGCAGCCGCCGGCAGGTACGCAGGCGCAGGCGAAGGCCAGCCCCTCCCAGAGCGCGGCCTGGAACCAGGGGGCCTACCTGTGGAAGAGCCAGGCCCTGCTGCAACCTACGAGCCGCAGCGCCGAACTGAAGGCACTGCGCAGCGCCGGCATGCAGCGTCTCTACGTCGGACTCGATGCACGCCAGGTCGCGGATATGCCGACCCTGCGCGGGCAGCTCCAGCTGACCCTGGCCGACGCCCGTGCCCAGGGCATGCAGGTCGTCCTGCTGCTGGGCGACCCGGCCTGGCTGTCCGCCAGCGGGCGAAAGGACCTGCTGGCGCTGCTCGGCCAGCTTCGCGACATCCGCTTCGACGCCGTGCACCTGGATCTGGAGGTCGAGCAGCTCGGCTGGCCGGTGCCCGACAGTCGCCTGCAGGACTGGCTGGATACCGTGGGTGCCGTCGGCCAGCTCGATTACTGGCCGCTGGAGCTGTCCAGCCACCCGCGCTGGTTCGCCGAGTCCACTGGCGGCCCCTGCGTGCCTTGCGCCTTGCCCAAGCGCGGTGTCAAGCAGGTCAGCCTGATGATCTACACCCGCAATCCCGAACGCAGCGCGGAGCTTGCGGAGTCCATTGCCCGGCGTTGGCCGGCGCTGCGTTTCCGACTGGCGCAGAGTGTCGAGCCGCAATTGTCGGCCGAAGAGTCCTGGGCCGGGGCGTCGCGCGTCCAGCTGCAGCAGCAGGTGGAGCGCTGGCGTACGCGTCTGCAGGCGGCCGGGGTTTCCGGAATCGACTGGCAGGACTGGTCCCATTTCCCGCATTGA